The Fusobacterium sp. genomic sequence TCATTTTCAGTAGACAGCAGTAAGGGAATAGGAGAGAAAATCTTTATAAGCCAAGATTCATTAACTAGTGGAAATGTATTACAGATACTAGGACATGAATTAGGACATCTGGCAAAATATGATAAAGATGAAAAAACAGCAGATAATGTAGGAAATAAAATAGAAGAGATAAAGGCAGGAGAAGAGAAAGACTACAATGAATATCTAGCTTCAATCAAAGATAAGTATAAGGACCTACCAAGTCTGGAAGAATCAAAAGAGTTAGAAAAGAATATTCCTGATGAATATAAAGAAAAACTAGGATTAATAGGAGCTGCAACTGTAGCAGGAGTAGTATGGTTATTTAGTTCAGAAGAGACAGGAGATCCTATATTAGCTGATGCAAGTAAAATAAAAAAAGATAATGGAAAATTTTACTATGTTGATGAAAACAATAAAAAATATGAAATTAAAGAAGAATATATTGCAGCAGATGGAAGTATTATTATTCCAATTGAACCATCTTCTTACGAGCTAGAAGTTTTAAAGAATACAGTTATAGTTGCAAGTGCTGCAGTAATAGGGAGTACATTGTATGAGATGATTAATACAGGAACCGTTTCTAATGTTGTTTGGGATAATATTACCCCTACACAACCAAATATGGAAAAAACATTGATTCCAAAATCTTTTACAATAAAGGTAGGAGAAGCCAATTATTGGGTACATCCTAATGCTACTGAACATATGCAAGATCATCTTGCAACTATTACTAAAACAGGTGTTTCTCATAATTTTCCACTTAAAAATCAAATGCTTCTTAAAAGTTTTGAGTCAAGTCTTAAAGAACTTACTAAGAGAGGCAATATTCTAGGTGAAAAATACACAATTGGTAATTGGGAAATAATGATAAATCAAAGAGCTACAGATAAATTTCCAGTAGTTTATCATGCTGTAATGAAAGGACAATAATTATGTTAAAAATAAAAAAAATATTTCAAATAAAAAAAAATAAATTAGTAACTGATAGCCATATTCCATTAAATATAAGATTTGGAGAAAAATATATAGAACAAGAATGCTTTGAAATAACAAATCAAAAAAAATCTATTTTAGATATAAGAAGAGAAATAATAAATAATGAAATAACAAACATAGTATTAGTTGGGTGTGAAAAAGTTTTTTTTCATAATTTTAATTTTGACAATGAAAATAGAGAAATAAAAATCATAGAAGGAATTCCTCAAATTTATTTTAACTCAAATAAAATAAAAGCAGGATTTACTACCATGATTTATAATGATTTTAAAGTTTTATATTCATTTGATAAAATAAAAATTGTATTTACAAATGTAATCAATAATTATGATAAAATAAAAAAAAGAAGAATAAGAAATCATAATATAGATTTTGAAACTAATAAAAATGGTACATTACTAAGTATAACAATAAATGAATTAACTTATGAAATAATAAAAAAAATAATATCTATTTTAATAAAAAAATAAATAAAATTATAATAAACTTTATAATTTTTATTTGATATTAACCTAAAAGTCAATATTTATAGATACTAAATTAAATGAATCTTTAAAGATTTAAATAATTGATGTTTTGAAGGTAGTCTGAAATTTTTCAGACTACTCATTAAAATATTAATAAATATTTATCTATAAGAAACTCAAAATGATAAGAGAAATCTAATGTTGTAGAATTAGGATATGGTATTTTTAAGTATGACAAATATAATTCTAAATCAGATCTAGTTGGAAGAAAATTTTCTATAGGTCTATCTGTTCCTACTTTTCCTGCAGAAATACATGCTGGAACTATAAATGAAAGTACAGTTATTGGAGGAGTAGATAAAGTTTATATGATAGAAATAGAAAATGGGTTTATAAAATCTATAGATAAAAATTTAAATTTAAAAGGAGTTAATTATTGGAAATCAAGATAAATAAATCTCAAAATAAAATAGAAATTATAAAAGATGATTCTATAAAATACGCAAAAATTTCAAAATTTACAAATACTTTATTTTTTTTATCAGTTATAGTATTTCTTATTATATCAAAAATGTATGGTAAGTTAGGTATATTAGGTTTTTTAACTTTTCTTCTTGGGGCAACTTTTATCATATATAGAAATTCATTGTATTTTAAAAATCGTCATATAAATGAAGTTTTAAAAATAGATTTAGAAAATATAAAATTAGAATTCTTGAAAGATGGAGATGCAATATATTCAAAAGATATTCCTAGATGGAAAGTTATGAAAATAAAAAAAGAAATTCCCCCTTTTAAATTTTATGGAAAAAATAGATTTTTAAACATTATGGAAGAAGAATTAGTAGACAAAAGAATTCTGAAAATAATAACAAAAGATGAAGTTTTTTCATGGGGGTATAAAATAGAAGAAGAAAAAATAGATGAAATAATAAAACTTATAAAAGAATTCTGGAATATAGAAGATTAACATTTAATAAGTAGTCTAAAAAATTTAGACTGCTTATTGTAAAATATAGACAAATAAGTTTAAAATAAAATCTAAAGGAGTTAATTATTGGAAGCTAAGATAAAAAATTTCGTGATGAAATAGAAATTATAAAAGAATTTTCAAACTTTGAAAACTAAAAAGTAAGAACGGAGAGAATAAAATGAAAAAAGAGTGGGGAATAAAAGATATATTCATTGCATTTTTAGGAATAGGTTTATTATTTGGTGCACTTATTTTATCAGTTGCAATAAGAGATAGTGAATCTCTTGTATTTAGATATCCAATAGAAGTGAGAAATATACTTATGGGAATATTGTATATAGGTTTTGTTATTTGTGGTTTATTGGTTGTTTGTGAAGGGTTATTAAAAATTAATTTTAGAGATTGTCGAATATTACCAATAAAAGTAAAAACTATATGGATAATTCTTGCTTTTATTATGCCATTACTTGTAAGTGGTATATTACTATGTTTTCCTGGGGAATGGTTAAATATAGAGTTTAGCACAGCTAATGTAATAACTACTCTATCATTTACATTGATGTTCTTTGGAGTAGGAGCACCTATAGTTGAAGAAATGATATTTAGAGGAATGATGCTTACAGTTTTTGAAAAAAAATGGAATAAAGGAGCAGCAATAGTTTTAACTTCAGTTTTATTTGGTGTAATACATCTTATTGGGCAAAAAATGGGATTAAGAGATTTTCTTATTATGACATTATCAGTAAGTTTAATAGGAGCAATTTTAGCAATAGTTACATTTATAACAGAAAGTATATGGTCAAGTGTGGTTATACACATGGTGTGGAATATAATAATTATGGGGCAAATAATTAGTATAGGAGGAGTTAGACCATTATACAGCAGATATAATTATACTTTCAATTCTGATTCATTTTTACTTACAGGAGGTGCTTTTGGAATAGAAGCATCTCTACCAGTTATAATAATAAATATAATATTTTTAATCATAGTATGGAAGTTATGGAAAAAAGAAGATAATAAATTTTCATAGGATATCTATCAATAAAACTTGATTTTTATGGTGTTCTATTTTAGAATTTTTCTAAGTCTGGAAGAATCAAAAGAATTAGAAAATAGAATTCCTGATGAATATAAGGAAAACTTTGCATTAACAACCACAATAATAATAGGTGGAGTAGTTTTAATAGGGAGTTATTATTCTGGACAAAAAACAGAGGAATATTTAAATTCAGAAGAAGGTAAAAGAGCTTGGAGTAAGTTTGAAGAAAACTTAAAAGAAGAATGGGAAGCTAAGAAAAATAAAGGAATAGCTTATGCAGAATTTTATCAAACTTCCTTAGAAGCATTTTTAACTGATAAAGTAGGAATAAAAGATATTGCAATTAAAAATGAAACAATACATAAAATTCAAGTTGATGTAGGAGATGTTATTCTTACACCTGGTATAGATAAAAGTAAATTTAAAAAAGGAAAAGATAAAGATGGAAATGATGGTTATGAAAATTTAGAAGATGGAAGTTGGTGGGAAAAAGATAGAGCAAAACATGGAGATAAAAATGGTTGGAAAAGATGGCCAAGCAAAAAAGATAAAGATAAAAATGCTAAAAAAGGAGGAACTAGAAGAACGGTAGGAGGAAATGGGAAAGTATATAATGATTAAATTAAAAAAGGAGAATACTATATTGAGGTTATTAAACTATTCTAGGGAAATAAAATATTGTAATAAAAATATATTAATGATTAACAGTATTCCTGATAATATAACAGAAGAAGAAGAAGATATTTTATTTGATAAGAATTTTGTTGACATAAAAGACTTAAAAATAAAAGAAATTCATAAAATTGCACAAAAGAAACTAATATTAGCATTAAAAGAATTTTATATTTTAAATAATGGACCTGTATTTTGCAATTTGTTTAACTTTGATAAATTAAATGATTTAGGTATTTATGAAAATGATAATCAATATACATTGGAAGAAAAAAATCAACTATACAATTTATTATGTAGACTAAGTGGCAGAGAACTTTTTTACCATAGATTATTTAAACTAAACAATTTAGAAGAATTTGAAATATTGATAAAATATAATCTAGTTACTTTTAGAAGTATTAAATTTTACTTTAGAAATCTACATCTTATTGCTTTGGGAAAATATGATTATAGTTATATTTTATCTGGTTCATATAGTAACCCTAAAGTATTAAATATTTTAAAGAATAATGATATATCTATTTATAAAACTACAGCTTTTTAAATTCCTCATAAATAAAGATAAAGTAAATTTAGAAAGGAGGGTATTTTATTGAAACTAATAAAAGAAGAGTCATTTTTTAAGTATAAAAATAAAGATGTGTTGATTATTAATAGTATCCCTAATGATATAACAGAAGAGGAAAAAGATATTTTATTTGATGAAAATTTTTCTGACATAAAAGATTTAAAAATAAAAAAAATACATGAAATTTCACAAAAAAGACTAATTTTAATGTTGAATGAACTTTATGCTTTAAATAATGGTTCTGTGTTCTGTAAATTATTCTATTTTGATAAATTAGATGATTTAGGTCTTTATGAAGATGATATTCAATATACTTTAGAAGAAAAAAAGAAACTTGCTAACTTATGGTGTAGATTGAGTGGGAAAGAACTTATTTACCAAAAATTATTTAAACTATATACTTTAGAAGAATTTGAAATATTAATAAAATTTCAACTAGTAACTTTTAGAAATGTTTTATTTTATTTTAGAAATCTTCATCTTATTATTTTAGGGGAATATGGTTATACCTATATTTTATCTGGTTCATATAACAATTCAAAAATAACTTCTATATTTAAAAAAAATAATATAGATTTTTATGAAACTAAAGGATATTAAATATGAGTAAAACCTATGAAGTTTATCCTACCACTTCATATATTCCGAGAAAAGAAGAAATAGGAAAATTATCTGAAAAATATTTAAATACTTTTTTAGAAAAGGAAAATATAAAAGAAGAATATAAAAAAAGAATGAAAATTACTAATTCAACTCTTAAATTTTCTGATAAAAATTATGTTAATAGAGAAAATATATGTATGATTGATACAGAGTATGATATATATCAATTAAATATTAAAGAAGGAAATGCAATATTTGTTTTTTTTCATAAATTTACTCAACTTGATATTGAAGTTTTAGAAGAAACACTCATTAACACAAATTATGAAAATGAATTTGAAAAAATTGTAAAGTTAAGTTATACCTGGACAGTAAAAAGAACTGCTTGGCAACCAGTATTATCAAATATATTGTATGGTTTTATTGCTATAGCAATAGTTGAACTTACTGATGGTATAATATATTCTGGAGATGGAGCATGGAATTTTGAAATCTTTCCTGTCAAAGCAAAAGAATTCCTTCCAATCCTTTTAGATGCAACTATTGAAAAAATTTTAAGAAGTGAGTAAAACTGGATTAGCATCAACAAAGTGGATAAAAAATTAAAAAAGGAATTTCTAGAAGTAAATAATATTTGTAAAAAATTTATATCTAAATAATACTTTGAAAAAATATTTTTAACTAAATTTGATATTTTACAGGTGGCTCAATTAATTTGAGTCACTTAATAAAATATAGAAATATGAGAGATACGATAATAGAAGCTGGAGAATATTTAGAAGCAGTCTATGATGGAATAGCAGATTCTGGAGTGGGAGGAAAAGGAAATACTATAAAGGAAAAATTTATAGAAAATTATTCAAAGAAAAAGGGCAAGGCAGTCACCATTACATAAAACTAAAAGAAAAAACTATAGATGAAAATGGAGAAATATTAGCTGATAAGTTAAATGAAAAAGGAAATAGAGTACAAGATCTATTGAAATATTTTGCATCAAGTGTTGGTTATGAAGGTGAAATACCAAGAATTTTGAGTAGTAAAGTTTAATGAAACAGAAGACATTAATTCAGCTAAAGATTTAATATTAAATGAAGCAAATAATACTTATAAAGAAAAACTAAATCCAAATGATTTAGTTATATCTGGAAAAACAGATACAGAAATGATTAAGCAAGTTTTTAATTCTGCTTTAAATTACCAAAAAAATACTGAGAATACTCCTGTTAATTATAAAATCCTTGGTCCTAATTGCAATACATGGTTTTTTAATTTATCAGAAAGTAATAATATTCAAAATAATATTTCTGATTTTGGTGGAGGATTTGCTGATCCAGGAGCTAAAAAGGAGCTCGATCAAAATCTTTGGAAAGAAAATGGAGGAAAAAGTGGCAGATAAAAAAAAATTTCTTTTGATTGATTTATTCTTCATTATACTCATGGCTTTATATATATATTATGACCATTTACCAAATAAATTAAAAGTCAATTTTTTAATAGTTAATTTGATAAGTTCTTATGGAGTTATTTTACTTCCGCCAATA encodes the following:
- a CDS encoding type II CAAX endopeptidase family protein translates to MKKEWGIKDIFIAFLGIGLLFGALILSVAIRDSESLVFRYPIEVRNILMGILYIGFVICGLLVVCEGLLKINFRDCRILPIKVKTIWIILAFIMPLLVSGILLCFPGEWLNIEFSTANVITTLSFTLMFFGVGAPIVEEMIFRGMMLTVFEKKWNKGAAIVLTSVLFGVIHLIGQKMGLRDFLIMTLSVSLIGAILAIVTFITESIWSSVVIHMVWNIIIMGQIISIGGVRPLYSRYNYTFNSDSFLLTGGAFGIEASLPVIIINIIFLIIVWKLWKKEDNKFS